In the Dolichospermum flos-aquae CCAP 1403/13F genome, ATACAGACGGAGAAGTTGATATCTTAATTTCTGGGGTCGGAACTGGTGGCACAATTACTGGTATTGCCGAAGTTATTAAACAACGCAAACCAAGTTTTCAAGTGATTGCAGTTGAACCTAGTAATAGTCCAATTCTATCAGGTGGTAAAGCAGGTTCTCACAAAATTCAAGGTATTGGTGCGGGATTTATTCCTGATGTTTTGCGTCAAGATCTAATTGATGAAATAATTCAAGTTGAGGACGCAGCAGCAATGGACTATGGACGGAGATTAGCCAGGGAAGAAGGGTTATTATCAGGAATATCTTCTGGTGCGGCTTTAGCTGCTGCTATTGAAGTAGGAAAACGCCCAGAAAATGCTGGTAAATTAATAGTAATGATTCAACCTTCCTTTGGTGAACGCTATTTAAGTACCGCTATGTTTCAAGATTTAATGAGTTAAACATTTCGTAGGTTGGGTTGACGCAAGGAAACCCAACAAAATCCTTAATAATTTTTGTCTGATAGCGTAGCGTGGCGTAGCCATATCAGGATTTACAGGATTTAAGGATTTATAGGATGTTTATTTATTTGATAAAATAACTTATAATTCTCTATTTTTTGATATTAAATTATATTAATCATTTATAACATATTCAATTGCTTCTAACTTTTGTAGAGAATTAGTTAATTTTTGTTTAATTTTTATCTCTCCAGCCCAACTTACATATTCTTCGTCACCACCTGTAAGGTCTTCTGCTGTCCAATTGGCGAAAAAAAACTCTGATGAAACTTGATATTTTGCTTCAAATTCCATTAGTAATTTATTGGTTTTTTCTATTGAACGTTTTAAGTTTTTAATCTCGGAATCAATGGCTGACTGAACCAGGTTTTGTACGATTTCAACGTCAGGAGAATCGGATTTAATTTGTAGCTGTAACATAAGTTTTACCTCAAATAGAAGGACTATAGTAATTTTACTGCTTGGGTTTTTACAAGACAATACATATTAATTATAACATTTTTTTACTCTATGGGAAAACCTGGAATAATTCTATCAATCTCCTGCATTAGTTGTAAAGTTGCTGTTAAAGCAATGACAATTTTTTGATAATGGTTAATTTCCTCAACAGATAATTTTCTATTAGCATTTTTTCGGTCTTTTAACCATTTATCTAATACTTGATATCCTCCTATTTTAAATTCCCAAATATGTGGAGGAATATCGGTAAAATAACTCTGTTTATTGATATAAACTCTTTGCAATTCGGAATTATAGGTAACTTCGCTAACTTGATTATCTTCTATGGTTTGGTATGTTGTGATTAAGGTATTGAGTTTATCAGATTTCATTAAATGTAAATTAACTAATTCTTCTCCTTTGATAGCTAATTCATGAAAGAGTTTTTGATTACTGGTTAAGGGAAGACGCGGAAAATCTATCTTTAGAAATTCAGCGTATCTAGTACGATAGGTTGGACTGTGAAATATAGCATAAGCATAGTAAAATATTTTTTCTGGAGTTGGTATTTTACCAAGTTTTTCTTTGATAGCTTCTAGGAATTTTGGGGATAGGTTGGGAGTTTTTTCCAGAAAAAGATTTGTTTGATCATTTTCTGTATTTGGGTATGTGTAGAGAGGAAAGTAATAGTTAAATTCTCTTGAACTTAATGATATTGCATTACAGTCTCCCAGAAAATTAGTTACAAATATGTGTCTAAATCCCATTTCTGCTTGTTGTCTGCAACAAATTAATGCTAAGTTAGGATGAATTAAATGTTGCATTACTTCTTTAACAGGTCTTTTGAGAATCCTCTTACTAAAATAAATCCATCTGTTATCAAATAATCTATAACAATATGGTTTAAGTAAATCAGAATTATATCTTTCAATAAAAGCAGTTTTTCTTTCTGCATTTAATGTCCAACCTGCTTTATCTGTTAATTCATAATAGGTTTGAATTTCATTATTAGTAATTGATGATGAATAAAAGTCTTGAACTCTTTTTTCTAATTCTTTTTTGTCGTAAGCTATAGCAAAATAATCATGTCCTGATTGAATACCATTCTTAGACAATAAAAATATATCTGTTATTGGGATTAACTTATTATACTCTTGGATTATTTCAAAATCTTTCGGTGCAAAAAAGTAATTTGGTGCAGTTGGTTGTAACTCTATCCAATTAACATTATTTAAACTCGCAGATTCTAAAAACTTATATTTATCCTCACGACTTCCCCAAAGATCATAATATAACACCTTAGCCATTTCCTTAATTCCATCTCTGGATTTATAAGCCGTAGAAAAATAATCAGGTTCGCTTTTTTCGCGCACAGCAATTAAAATCGCTACACCTTGTTGAATATCAAAAACATTTTGATCAACATTTCCCTCTGGTGTGGTTTCTTTTAATAAAGAATTACCATGTAAATCCATGATATATAAAGTATCAAAATACTTTAATAATTCTTCCCTCATACCTCTATGAATTAAACCATTGAGATAGGAATGATTAGTAATAAAACCAATAATACCATAGCCTTTAGGTGTTTTTTGAATTTGATATTGAGCAAAACGAATAAATTTAATATAATCATCATCTAAAGGTTGAATATTCTTTTCTTTTTCTAGTCTGACTCTACCTTTATATAATTCTAAAAGTTCCCCAATATGGGTTAATTCCGTAATGGTTTTACCCGCTTTTCCTGTTTTGTAAATCCGATTCCAAGCTGAACCAGTATATTCAACATCTGCTAAATATCTTTCATCTTGATTTAAAACTCTTTTGCGTTTACTAGCATTTTGAGAACTGACAGAATAAGGAGGATTTCCTAATACCACCATTACCGGAATTTCTGTTTTTACTTTTCCTGCTTGACTGGATTCTTTCGCAATTATTTGAGTAATACCAGGAATTAAATCACCTTCCTTTATTCCTGCTTCTAACGCATTTGTTAAATAAACTTTTAATCTTTCCTCTGGTACAAATTTATAACCTAAATCTCCTAATAATAAACCTAATTTTAAATGCGCTATAGTATAGGGAGTCATTAATAATTCAAATCCAAATAGACGGTTTAAAAGTCTTGCACCTCTTAAAAA is a window encoding:
- a CDS encoding type ISP restriction/modification enzyme: MSDFNNYIQDLQENSQRGGERSHYPSLKRLVEDLMIGINARIEEKGNQAGIPDLTIRKNDRILGYIEAKDIHIDLGKIQKTAQIKRYLESNIGYNLILTNYLEFWWYVDGECEKTAKLADLEQGEIILIDNLQPIRELLQLFLNQKAKDINNYYDLAKEMAAYTKTIRNAIQSSLEIETTTEELNQLKSTFKKLLLLDIDNDKFADMYAQTIAYGLFTAKIGHAQNPGQFAFNRTTASIYITDRIPFLKGLFDLVLGTDSVSKIHKSIENLIDLFNTIDMTNILENFGQETRTEDPVIHFYETFLAAYESSLRKSRGVYYTPEPVVNFIVRSVDDILDKVFDLEYGLGNRKVTILDPATGTGTFLYAVIKQIRDNVANFDIRQWNNFLRGARLLNRLFGFELLMTPYTIAHLKLGLLLGDLGYKFVPEERLKVYLTNALEAGIKEGDLIPGITQIIAKESSQAGKVKTEIPVMVVLGNPPYSVSSQNASKRKRVLNQDERYLADVEYTGSAWNRIYKTGKAGKTITELTHIGELLELYKGRVRLEKEKNIQPLDDDYIKFIRFAQYQIQKTPKGYGIIGFITNHSYLNGLIHRGMREELLKYFDTLYIMDLHGNSLLKETTPEGNVDQNVFDIQQGVAILIAVREKSEPDYFSTAYKSRDGIKEMAKVLYYDLWGSREDKYKFLESASLNNVNWIELQPTAPNYFFAPKDFEIIQEYNKLIPITDIFLLSKNGIQSGHDYFAIAYDKKELEKRVQDFYSSSITNNEIQTYYELTDKAGWTLNAERKTAFIERYNSDLLKPYCYRLFDNRWIYFSKRILKRPVKEVMQHLIHPNLALICCRQQAEMGFRHIFVTNFLGDCNAISLSSREFNYYFPLYTYPNTENDQTNLFLEKTPNLSPKFLEAIKEKLGKIPTPEKIFYYAYAIFHSPTYRTRYAEFLKIDFPRLPLTSNQKLFHELAIKGEELVNLHLMKSDKLNTLITTYQTIEDNQVSEVTYNSELQRVYINKQSYFTDIPPHIWEFKIGGYQVLDKWLKDRKNANRKLSVEEINHYQKIVIALTATLQLMQEIDRIIPGFPIE